DNA sequence from the Fusobacterium sp. SYSU M8D902 genome:
TCCCAGCAACTCTACATATTCCATTTATAACTGGATGATATTTTACTTTTGCTGTTCCATTATATTTTACATTAAAAGTAATTTCATAAATTTTTCCACTTTTTAATTCTCCTGTGGAAGTTATTACTGCCTTACCTTCTGCTTCATTCATTTCTACATCTATTTTTTCTTTGTCTACTAAAGGTCTTTTTTCACTTTCTGATCCTTCATAGTACCACTCAACTCTTACTCCCTCTGGTGTTTTTACTCCATAGTCTTTAAAGTTTACTGTTACTATTTCTTTACCTTTCCATATTCCATCAAATTTATTTCTTAATTTTACTTTTATTTTTGCAGTTTCATCTTTTACTACTTTCCCATCTGCCATTCCATATGTCTGTCTATAATTTGTTCCTGGGTATCTCATACCATTATCTATAACTTCAATCGCTTTTTCTATGACATTCATATGAGCTTGATCTATTGCAAAAATACTTTCTTCTCTTGGTTCTGGAAGACCTTCTGGAAAATAAGGAACAAATAATATATAACCTCTTTCCAAATTATATTCTGAAATAAATTCTAAATTTAAAAATTTCCAATTTAATCCTGTATTTCCTTTTATTTCTCCTATTTCTTGAGAATTATTATAAAACTCATCAGTTATTTTTCTGCCCTCAGGAATTGATTTTGTTAAATAAATTCTAACATTAACATTTCCTGAATTTGCATACCACATTTTTATATTGTATTTTTTATCTTTTTCTAATCTTCCACTTAATTGAGATAAAATTTTTCCTTTTTTATCTTTTCCAGTTTCAAGATAATAATAATTATTTTCATCTTTAGGCTTTAATGATAAATTTTTATTTCCTTGATAAACCTTATCATCAAAAGCATACCACTCTTTTTTATCGTCTCCACCAGGTACTATGGCTACACCTTTATCCCCTATACTGCTCCCGGGATAATTCAAAAACCAAATACTCTTAGCTTGAGTATCTGTGTTTTTATTTGTTTTAGCATTAGCTATACTTGTAGAACCAAGCATAGCTAATACTATAATAAACATTATAAATAAAAATTTATTTTTTAATATTTTAAAATATTTACTCATATTTCTCCCCTTTGAATTTTTTACCTTCCTCTAGAATCTACCGACTATATTAACATACACTCCTCTTGCTCTATAGTCATCATATCTTAGATCATCACTAAAGTCTGTAAAGTTATATCCTACTCCTATTCTTAAATTTTTATGAATATCGTAGTCAATTCCAGCCATAATTCCCTCTTTTTTATCATTGTTAAGGTCTGATACTAACCAATGGTATTCTCCAGATACTCTCCAATTTTTATAAAAGTTATAGCTTAAACTCACTGCATATAGAGATGTTTCAGCACTAAACCATTCACTCTCATCATTAGCAGCTTTCATCTCTGCCTTCTTATATGCCCATTTTCCACCTATATCCAATTTCTTAGTAAATGAATATATAGCATCTATTGAGAAGATATTTGATCTTTCATCTAAATCTCCAAATGAGTAATCACTATCCTCATCTACTCCATTTAGATCATAGATATAGCTATATTTCCAAAGCATATTCAATCTATCATTCCAAATAGGACGATAAGCTCCTCCTATTCCCAACTCCATAAACTTGGAATCATAACCACCATTTATTTTATCTTCAGTTATTGAAAAATCTAGCTTTCCAACTGCTGTCCACTCTTCATTGTACTTATATCTCACATCATTTACTGTCAACCACTCTATAGTATAATCCTCTGTTCCTTTATCCTTTATCATCTCTAAACGGTTATTATACTTCCACTTTTTCCTATCATCATAGTATAGATTAGTACTTACAGAGTTTCTCTTACTCTTTCCATCCTCTTCATCCAAATCACCCTGCTCATATCCAATTCCTACTCTCAATTCTTTGGTAAGGTTGATATTCAGTCCATATACTTGAGTTATCTCTTTCCCAGCATCTCTATCTTTATTCAGTTGATTCTCTTGGAAAATTTCATATTTATCCCCTATCAATACCTTTTGTCCAAATGCTACCTCATTACTTGTACCGTCATACATTCTCTCCTGCTCTAAATTTAAATATGTTTCATATGATTCAGATACAGCATAAGCTAATTGAAGTACTCCAGCACTCTCCTCATTTCCTGCCGAATAATCTCCTGTTATTGATAGTTTATCTGATATTTTTGTAGTTCCTCCTATATTTCCCATAACATCATTAGTATCTATTTTATCTGTACTAAGTGCTTTTTGAACTCCAACATATCCGCTTGTATTTTCAGTAAATTGATAATTCACTGTTACTCCTACATCTACACTTTTTCCAATACCATCAGATTCATAACCTTTTTCTGTAAAGTGTCCACCTGAATTGTGATCATTTGAATTTGATGAAGTATCATCTCCCTCTTCACTATTGTTACTACTTCTAACAGCTACAGCAACTGACATCTTATCATTTACTGCATAAGTTCCTTGAACACTAACCTCTTGCTCTACATCTTTCTCTCCATCATCTTTCGATTCTGTCCTAGTAAATTCAGCACTTAAAACTAGTCTCTCATTGACAATATAGTCACTTTTTAATCCATATTCAGTATCCGTACTTCCATCATCAAGGGAATCTACTGAAAAGCCACCATCTTTTTTATTGTACCAAAACTCTGCCATAGAACCTTGTGTAAATTTACTACTTAACTCATTTAAAGAGAGTACTCCTTTTATTTGATAAGCATCTCCACTATTATCAAAATTCTCATCTTTGTTCTCTTCATCTTTATCTATGTAGTTTATATCTTTAAAATTAAGTCCACCAGTTGATGAGTAAGCTCCCTTACCTATTTTTCTACCTTTGCTTTGAGCATATTCCCATTCAATATATGTATTTTCACTCTTTCTCAATACTCCACTCAAACCTTTTAATTCATAACTCTCATCTAACTCTGTACTTTTTACATAAGCTCCACCTATTTGTACATTATCATTTATCCAGTATTTTCCGCTTCCACCAGTAGTATAATCTGAACTATACAGTCCATTTCTATCATAATACTCATACTGAACTTTCAAGTATGTTTTATAGTCACTAATAGGATTATCCTTTATAACATCTCCCAGCTCTTTATATCCATATTGGAACAGAGGCTGATTAAGAATAATTCTACCTTGGATATTATTTATTGCATAGTCATCACCTTCAGACAGTCCAATCTCCTTTACCTTCTGTCCTGTTCTTTGGTTAATAATCTCTATTGTTACCTCTTCACTACCCTCTACTAAATCTCTATTTCTTAAATAGTAAAGACTTCCACCAGTAGCTAAGAAAATATTATATTCAGACAGTGTTTCTGGATTAGAAAAGAAAACTGTTCCAGAATATTTATCCTCATTATAGCTAGTCACATCTTGACTAGCTCCAATAAATTGTGCTCCATATAGAGATTTAGAGTAATTCACATACTCCCCATTATCAATTGTAGAACTATAGTTCCCCCACATAGCTTTGTTTTTATCCCACTCAACTCTCAAATAGAATTGTCCTTGACTCTCCACATCCATCATTGAATATGAATCATCACCAAATGTATACCCCTTATCCTCTCTCTTCATATCTTTGAATATCTCTCTATTATCTCTTTTTCCTAACCCATCAAAAATATGTTTTAACTCTTGATTTTCAGTATCCATCTGTGCAACTATATTGTATTTCCCAACTCTATTTCTTGTATAGAATGCTAATCTTCCCTCATTGAACATTCCTTCATCATACTCTGAATTTTGTAATAATAGTTCACTCTCTTTCTCTACCTTATTTCTTCCTATTTTTACATCTGCTATACCTACTATGAAGTGGTAATTTTCATCTATCTTCATTGGAACTTTATATGAGTAGAGATAGATCTCCTCTATTTTTTTATCTCCATCTATTTTTATTGTCACACCATCTTTTTCTCTTATTACTACTTTATCTTGCTTTTTAGAATCTATTTCAACCTCAGAATCCTTAGCTAAATGTTCTCCACTTTGTATCTCCTCTGCTGTTCTAACAACTTTTCCTATATCATACTCATTAACTTCATAAACCTTGAATTCAAAGTCATATTCACCAGGAAAATAGTATGTCTCATACACAAAATTCCCCGTCTCATCAATACTTATCTCTTGATCATCAAGTACTATTTTATTATTCTCTTCAAATCCCTTTCCATAAAATCTTATCTTATAGAAATCTATGGGTATATGATGAACTCTCAAACTAGAAGTATCATATATACTCTCTATCAACTGTTCATCTGTTTCATTCTCATCTATTTTCTTTACTTTTAATTCCTTGATTTCAGTTTCATCTTTTTTTCCATTTTTATCTTTGACACTTAGTTTGTAATAGATGTCCTCTAATTTGCTATATTTTTTATTTAAGCTAATCTCGTATCTATCATTTAACTTTACCTCATTTAAAACTATACTTCCTAATTTTTCTCTTCCTTGCTTATCTCCAAATATCTCTATCTCTCCATCTTTTATATATTTCAGATAGTTAGAATATATGTAAAAATATATTTTTTCCGTTCCAATCTCTCTATTTCCAACAATATTCAATTTTGGTTTTACAGTAATAGGATCCAAACTAGCTAGAATCTTTCCTCTCTTCTCTCCAGTCTCACTCTCTACCTCTTCTCCCTGTTGAAATAGAATATCCATCTCTTCCACTATTACAGGCTCTTGAAATTTTTTCTCTTCAATAAAAATTTCCTCTTCAGATTCTAATACTATCTCCTCTTCAACATCTTCAGATTCATTATTTTCTGTTTCAGGAGTTTTATCTTTTTTTACTATTAAGATTTTTTTCTCTCTTTTACTCTTTTTACCCTCTACTGATTTTTTACTTTTTTCCTCTAAAATTGCTACTTTTTTGTTTTTTTCTTCCTCAATTTCAACATCTTTTTTTCCAGGTACACATTTTTTCAAAGTTAATACAATTAATACAACAAACATAAGAATTTTTAGCATTTTTCTTTGCCAATCTCTCATTTATTTCCTCCAACAATTATTTTTTAAAAAAACCTATACTTTTTTATTTGACAAAATATTATTTTTTTGATTTTTTTGTCACATTTTTTACACAAATTAAAATATACACTTTTAGAAAAAGTGTACTTGTAATAACTATTTTTATTGTAGATTATACCATAAATAAGACGTTTTTGTCTATATTAATCATATAGCTAATCATATAATTTTGCTGGTTTTGTCACATTAATTTTTAAATAAAAAAGGTGTCAATGTAACTAATACATCAACACCTTTTTCTAGACTTTTATAACAGTTCTATCTATACAAAACACCAATATCTTTTCTAAGATATTTTCCTTCAAATTTAACTTTCTCTGCATCAGAGTATGCTTTTGCTCTAGCTTGTTCAAGAGTATCTCCAATAGCTACAACATTTATTACTCTTCCACCATTAGTTAAAAGTTTTCCATTTTCTAACTTTGCTCCAGCAATGAACAACATATTCTCTACACTATCCACACCTGAGATCTCATATCCCTTATTGTATTTCTCTGGATATCCACCAGAAGCTAAAACAACACAACAAGCTGATTTATCACTCCATTTTACATTTGTAGTTGATAATTTTTTATCAATACCGCTCTCTAATAATTCAATAAAATCTGATTCCAATAGTGGTAATACAACTTGTGTCTCAGGATCTCCCAATCTCATATTATATTCAAGAAGATAAACACCTTTAGAAGTTATCATAAGTCCAAAGAAAATAAATCCAGCAAAATCCATTCCCTCTGCTTTTATCCCTTGAAGTGTAGGGTTCATTATCTCCTCTACAAACTTATCATAAACCTCTTTTGTAACATATGGATTTGGGGCAATAGTTCCCATTCCACCAGTATTTAATCCTGTTTCTTTCTCTCCAATTTTTTTATGATCTTTAGCAGATATAAATGGTAAAATTATATTTGAATCTGTTACTGACAGTATAGATGCCTCTACTCCATCCAAAAACTCCTCAACTACAATTTGCTCTCCAGCACTACTAAATACTTTATCTACCATTATCTCTTCTACAGCTTTAATAGCTTCTTCTAAGTTTTGGCATATAAGCACACCCTTCCCTGCAGCTAGACCACTAGCTTTTACAACTAGAGGAAACTCACAAGTTTTAATATACTCTTTAGCTTTCTCAGCATCATCAAAAACCTCATATGCAGCAGTTTTTACACCATATTTTTTCATAAAATCCTTTGAAAAAGCTTTTGATCCCTCCAATAGTGCTGCCTTTTTATCAGGTCCAAATATTCTTAATCCCTCTGCTTGAAATTTGTCTACTATTCCATCAACTAAAAGCTCTTCACTTCCAACTATTGTCAAATCTATTCTATTCTCTTTAGCGAAATTCAAGATCTCATCTGTTCCTTTTAAGTTTACATTCTCTCCCTTTTCAAGAAGTTCTGTTCCCCCATTTCCTGGAGCACAGTATATCTTCTCTACTCTCTCATTTTGACTCACTTTCCAACAGATAGTATGCTCTCTTCCACCGCTTCCAACTACTAATATTTTCATTATCTCTTCTCCTTTAATTAGTGTTTGAAATGTCTCATTCCACTAAATATCATAGCTATTCCATGCTCATTACAAGCTTCTATAGATTCTTTATCTCTGATAGATCCTCCTGGTTGGATAATAGCTTTTATTCCATGTTTTGCACAAGTATCAACAACATCTCTAAATGGGAAAAATGCATCAGATGCAAGTACAGCTCCCTCTATTCTCTCACCAGCTCTCTCTATAGCCTGTTCTGTTGGCCATATTCTATTTGTCTCTCCATTTCCAATTCCAATAGCCATTTTATCTTTCACAACTACAATAGCATTAGATTTTACATGTTTCACTATCTTCATTCCAAAATCAAGATCACTCATCTCTTCTGAAGTTGGTGCTTTTTCTGTAACTGTTTCATAATTAGTTGAGAAGCTTAAATCCTCATCTTGAACTAATATTCCACCATCTACTTTTACTAGATTAACTTTGTCCATTGGTTTATGGTGACATCTTATCACTCTCAAATTTTTCTTAGTTTTTAACACTTCAATAGCTTCTTCAGAGTAATCTGGAGCTATAACTATCTCTAAGAATATTTTCACTAACTCTTCAGCAGTTGCCTTATCTATTTTTTTATTAATTGCTACTATTCCTCCAAAAATAGATACAGGATCACATTCATAAGCCTTTGTATAAGCCTCATAAACATTATTTCCAATAGCTGCTCCACAAGGTGTAGAGTGTTTTACACCACAACAAGCAGGTTCCTCAAATTCACTAACTACTTTCCAAGCTACATCCATATCCCTTATATTGTTAAATGATAACTCTTTTCCATTCAATTGATCAAAATCCTTCATAGCTCCACTATCAGTAGTTGATACATAGTAAGCTGCTTTTTGATGTGGATTCTCACCATATCTTAAATCCATCACTTTTTCATAAGAGGCATTTAAGTAGTGTGGCATCTCATCTCCTAATAGGAAAGATGAGATTGCAGCATCATAAGCTGATGTTAAATTAAATACTTTTCCAGCTAATCTCTTTCTAGTTTCAAAAGAAACCTCTCCAGCTTCCATTTCATTCATAACTGTTTCATAATCAGCAGTATCACTAATAACTACAACATCTTTAAAAGATTTTGCTGCTGATCTTAGCATTGTTGGTCCACCAATATCTATAAATTCAACTTTTTCTTCAAAAGTTAAATCTTCATTTACTTTTTTGAAGAAAGGATATAGATTTACAACTACCATATCTATAGTCTCTATTCCTCTAGCTTTTATTGTCTCCATATGCTCTTTATTATCTCTTATGGCTAATATTCCACCATGAATTACTGGGTGAAGTGTCTTTACTCTTCCATCTAACATCTCTGGTGCTTTTGTTATCTCTGCTACCTCTATTACAGGAATATTGTTCTCTTTTAAATATCTATATGTTCCACCTGTTGAGATAATTTCAACATTTTTCTTTATTAAAAATTGTGCAAACTCTAATATTCCACCTTTATCAAAAACTGATATCAATGCTCTTTTCATTATTAATAGACTCCTTTACTCTCTTTCAGATATAATTTTTGCAATAGATTCTGGTAAAAGTTTGTGTTCCTCTACTAAAACTCTCTTTTGCAACTCCTCAGCTGTATCCCCTTCTAAGACTTTTACTCTCTTTTGAGCTATGATCTCTCCGCTATCTACTCCTGTATCAACAAAATGTACTGTGCAACCACTTTCACTCTCTCCAGCTTTTAGAACTGCTTCATGTACTTTTATTCCATACATTCCAGGTCCACCAAACTTAGGGAGAAGTGAAGGGTGGATATTAATTATCCTTCCCTTCCATTTGTTTACAAATTCCTCATCAATTATAGAGAGAAATCCTGCTAATACAATTAGATCAATTCCTTTTTCTGAAACTATTTTATCAATCTCTTTACATAGATCTTTCTTCAATACTTTTCTATCTAAAGTATATCCCTCTATTCCTGCTAGAGTAGCTCTCTCCACTCCATAACATTTTCTATCTCCTATGACAACTTCAACTTTACAATTAAGCTCTCCATTTTGAGATTTATCTATTATAGATTGAAGATTACTTCCACCACCAGAAACTAATACTCCTATTTTAAACATAGTCCCTTTTCTCCCTTTTGAACATATCCTATTTCAAAAGCTTCTTCTCCATGTTTTGCAAGCTCTTCTATTACTCCATCTTTATCTTTAGGGTCTACTACTAGTACAAATCCCACTCCCATATTAAATGTTCCAAACATCTCTTCTTCTGAGATTTCACCCTCTTTTTGAATATATTTAAATATATCTAAAACTCTTAATTTCTCTTTTAAAACAACTGCTTGATGACCCTCGCTTATTGTTCTAGGTAAATTTTCAGGTAATCCACCACCAGTTATGTGAGCCATTCCCTTTACATTATATTTCTCTAATACAGAAAGTACTGGCTTTACATATATTTTTGTAGGAGTAAGTAGTGTTTCACTAATTGGTTTTCCATTATACTCCTTTGTATAGTCAGTGATAACCTTTCTCACTAGAGAAAATCCGTTACTATGTATTCCAGAAGACGGTATAGCAATTAAAATATCTCCTTCAGATGTTGTACTTCCATTTACAATTTTAGTTTTTTCAACAGCACCTACACAGAAACCAGCTATATCATAATCTCCAACTTTATAGAATCCTGGCATCTCTGCTGTCTCTCCACCTATAAGGGCTGCTCCTGCTTGATAACAACCTTCTGCTACCCCTGAAACCAATTCAGCTGCTACTTCAGCATCCAATTTTCCACAAGCTAGATAATCTAAAAAGAATATTGGTTGTGCTCCATGACAAAGTACATCATTTACACACATTGCAACAGCATCTATCCCTACTGTGTCATATTTTTTTGTTGTAAGAGCCACTTCCAATTTTGTTCCTACTCCATCTGTTCCAGAAACTAATACTGGATTCTCATACTTTCCTAATTCATACATAGCCCCAAAACTTCCAAGTCCATTTAGAACATTGCTATTCATAGTTTTTGCTACTGCTTTTTTCATAAGTTCTACTGCTCTGTATCCCTCTTCTTTATCTACTCCAGCCTCTTTATATGAAATTGCCATTTTTTCCTCCCAAAATATATTTATTCCTCTGTTGGTGTATCTACTGGATACTCTCCATTAAAACAACCTACACAGTAGTCACAACCTTTTAATGATTTTAACATATTCTCCATTGATAAATAATCTAATGTATCAGCATTTATCTCTTTTCTTATCTCTTCTACTGACATTCTAGCAGCTATTAATTCCTCTCTATGTGCTGTATCTATTCCAAAATAACAAGAGTGTTTAACAGCTGGAGAAGCTGAACGGAAGTGAACCTCCTTAGCTCCTGCTCTTCTTACTATCTCTATCAATATCTTACTTGTAGTTCCTCTCACTAAAGAGTCATCAATTATTACTACTCTCTTTCCTTCAAGATTTACTTTTAATGGATTTAATTTTACCATTACAGCTTGTTCTCTCAAAGCTTGAGTAGGTTTTATAAATGTTCTACCTATGTATTTATTTTTAATTAAACCAATTGCATAAGGTATTCCACTCTCTTCAGCATATCCAATAGCAGCAGGAATCCCTGAATCAGGAACTCCTATTACTACATCTGCATCTACCTTCATCTGTCTAGCTAGTAATCTTCCAGCTTCTACTCTTGATTCATATACATTTAATCCATCAATAACACTATCAGGTCTAGCAAAGTATATGTGTTCAAATGAACATGGAGCTTTTTTATTATTTTCAGAATATCTAAGAGATTCAACACCGTTTTCATCTATTATTACCATCTCACCAGGTTGAATATCTCTTACAAACTCTCCTCCTACTGCATCAATAGCACAAGACTCTGAAGATAGGATATAATCTCCATTCTTATTTGTTCCTAAGCAAAGTGGTCTTATTCCATATGGATCTCTTATTCCAATCAATTTATTTCCTGTTAAAATTACTAAGGCATAAGCTCCTTTTATCGCTCCTAATGTACTTCTAATTGCCTCTTCTACATTTCCACTAGCTTTTCTAGCTATTAATTTTATAATAACTTCAGAATCTATAGAGGTATTGAATGTTGCTCCCCCCTCTTCTAGTAGTTCTCTTATTACTTTAGCATTAGTTAAATTTCCATTGTGAGCTACTGCTATTTGTCCCAATTTATATTTACTCTCAAGAGGTTGAGCATTTTCTATTCTACTCTCACCTGTTGTCGAATATCTAACATGACCGATTGCTGCATTCCCAACAAGTCTATTTAATATTTCAGGTGTAAAGACATCAGCAGTAAGACCCATTTCCTTATAAGTAACTATTTTTCCAAAATTAGAAACAGATATTCCCGCACTTTCTTGACCTCTATGTTGAAGAGCATACAAACCATAATAAGTTATTTGTGAAACCTCTGTTATATTTTTCGAGTATATTCCGAATACTCCACACTCTTCTTCCATTTTATCTTTAGCCATTAGAATTTCTGTGCAGTTCATTATTAAGCCCCCAATCTCTTTAATACTTCTATATAAGCCTCTTCTATTCCTCCAAGGTCTCTTCTAAATCTATCTTTATCTAATTTTTTACCAGTCTCTTTATCCCATAATCTACAAGTATCTGGAGTGATCTCATCTGCTAATAGTATCTCTCCAGCAGCATTTTTTCCAAACTCTATTTTAAAGTCTACTAAAGTTATTCCTGTCTTATCAAAAGCGTCTTTTAATAGGTTGTTGATCTCTCCTGTAATTCTGTATATCTCAGCTAACTCCTCATAAGTACATAGTCCTAATGCTACTGCATGGTGATCATTGATTAATGGATCTCCATAAGCATCATTTTTATAACAGATTTCAAATATAGTATTTGTTGGTTTTGTTCCCTCTGGAACTCCTACTCTAGCTGCCATTGATCCTGCTATTACGTTTCTTACTATTACTTCTAATGGGAATATTTTTACTTTTTGACAAAGTTGATCTCTATCATTTAATACATCTACTAAGTGTGTTTTTATTCCGTTTTTCTCTAACATTCTGAATAGTGTTGCTGTTATTCTATTGTTCATTACACCTTTATTCTCAATAGTTCCTTTTTTAGCCCCATTTCCTGCTGTTGCATCATCTTTATAGTGAATTATTACTAAGTTCTCATCTGTTGTTGAATATACTTGTTTAGCTTTTCCTTCATAAATAAAATCTTTTTTTTCTACTGACATTTTAATTCCTCCTGAGATACTTTTGATTTTTTATAATAAATATTTTTTATAAACTTTTGCTATTTTTTATAGATCTACACCTGTTTCATTATCTGCTATAAACTTCTCTTTCATACTCTTTCTAAACTCTCTCAATTTGCTTTTTAATTCTGGAGATTTTAATGAAAGCATTTGTACTGCTAACATTCCAGCATTATATGAGTTATTTAATCCAACTGTTGCAACTGGTATTGATTTCGGCATCTGTACTATTGATAACAGTGCATCCATTCCATTAAATGCAGCTTCAATTGGTACTCCTATCACTGGTATTGTAGTTTTTGAAGCTATCACTCCTGGTAGATGTGCAGCAAGACCAGCTCCTGCTATTATGACTTCATACCCTTCCACTTCCAATTTTTCAAGAGTTTCTTCTAACTTTTCTGGAACCCTGTGAGCTGATAAAACATGAGCTGAGTACTCTATTCCAAACTCTTTTAAGCAGTTAGCTGCTCCCCTCATCTTATCAGTATCTGATTTACTTCCGAAAATAATTGCTACCTTCATCTTTCCTCCCAATATTATTTAAAATATTTAACTCCATTTTCAAATATTTTCTGCTCTTTATTTCCTATAATATTCTTGAATACGTTATTTCCAAATCTCTCTGTATGTCCCATTTTTCCAAATACTCTTCCATCTGGAGATGTTATTCCCTCAATTGCAAATGTAGATCCATTAGGATTGAATCTAAACTCATTTGTTGGTTGACCATCT
Encoded proteins:
- the purF gene encoding amidophosphoribosyltransferase translates to MNCTEILMAKDKMEEECGVFGIYSKNITEVSQITYYGLYALQHRGQESAGISVSNFGKIVTYKEMGLTADVFTPEILNRLVGNAAIGHVRYSTTGESRIENAQPLESKYKLGQIAVAHNGNLTNAKVIRELLEEGGATFNTSIDSEVIIKLIARKASGNVEEAIRSTLGAIKGAYALVILTGNKLIGIRDPYGIRPLCLGTNKNGDYILSSESCAIDAVGGEFVRDIQPGEMVIIDENGVESLRYSENNKKAPCSFEHIYFARPDSVIDGLNVYESRVEAGRLLARQMKVDADVVIGVPDSGIPAAIGYAEESGIPYAIGLIKNKYIGRTFIKPTQALREQAVMVKLNPLKVNLEGKRVVIIDDSLVRGTTSKILIEIVRRAGAKEVHFRSASPAVKHSCYFGIDTAHREELIAARMSVEEIRKEINADTLDYLSMENMLKSLKGCDYCVGCFNGEYPVDTPTEE
- the purN gene encoding phosphoribosylglycinamide formyltransferase, which translates into the protein MFKIGVLVSGGGSNLQSIIDKSQNGELNCKVEVVIGDRKCYGVERATLAGIEGYTLDRKVLKKDLCKEIDKIVSEKGIDLIVLAGFLSIIDEEFVNKWKGRIINIHPSLLPKFGGPGMYGIKVHEAVLKAGESESGCTVHFVDTGVDSGEIIAQKRVKVLEGDTAEELQKRVLVEEHKLLPESIAKIISERE
- the purE gene encoding 5-(carboxyamino)imidazole ribonucleotide mutase, encoding MKVAIIFGSKSDTDKMRGAANCLKEFGIEYSAHVLSAHRVPEKLEETLEKLEVEGYEVIIAGAGLAAHLPGVIASKTTIPVIGVPIEAAFNGMDALLSIVQMPKSIPVATVGLNNSYNAGMLAVQMLSLKSPELKSKLREFRKSMKEKFIADNETGVDL
- the purH gene encoding bifunctional phosphoribosylaminoimidazolecarboxamide formyltransferase/IMP cyclohydrolase, coding for MMKRALISVFDKGGILEFAQFLIKKNVEIISTGGTYRYLKENNIPVIEVAEITKAPEMLDGRVKTLHPVIHGGILAIRDNKEHMETIKARGIETIDMVVVNLYPFFKKVNEDLTFEEKVEFIDIGGPTMLRSAAKSFKDVVVISDTADYETVMNEMEAGEVSFETRKRLAGKVFNLTSAYDAAISSFLLGDEMPHYLNASYEKVMDLRYGENPHQKAAYYVSTTDSGAMKDFDQLNGKELSFNNIRDMDVAWKVVSEFEEPACCGVKHSTPCGAAIGNNVYEAYTKAYECDPVSIFGGIVAINKKIDKATAEELVKIFLEIVIAPDYSEEAIEVLKTKKNLRVIRCHHKPMDKVNLVKVDGGILVQDEDLSFSTNYETVTEKAPTSEEMSDLDFGMKIVKHVKSNAIVVVKDKMAIGIGNGETNRIWPTEQAIERAGERIEGAVLASDAFFPFRDVVDTCAKHGIKAIIQPGGSIRDKESIEACNEHGIAMIFSGMRHFKH
- the purC gene encoding phosphoribosylaminoimidazolesuccinocarboxamide synthase; this encodes MSVEKKDFIYEGKAKQVYSTTDENLVIIHYKDDATAGNGAKKGTIENKGVMNNRITATLFRMLEKNGIKTHLVDVLNDRDQLCQKVKIFPLEVIVRNVIAGSMAARVGVPEGTKPTNTIFEICYKNDAYGDPLINDHHAVALGLCTYEELAEIYRITGEINNLLKDAFDKTGITLVDFKIEFGKNAAGEILLADEITPDTCRLWDKETGKKLDKDRFRRDLGGIEEAYIEVLKRLGA
- the purM gene encoding phosphoribosylformylglycinamidine cyclo-ligase, with the translated sequence MAISYKEAGVDKEEGYRAVELMKKAVAKTMNSNVLNGLGSFGAMYELGKYENPVLVSGTDGVGTKLEVALTTKKYDTVGIDAVAMCVNDVLCHGAQPIFFLDYLACGKLDAEVAAELVSGVAEGCYQAGAALIGGETAEMPGFYKVGDYDIAGFCVGAVEKTKIVNGSTTSEGDILIAIPSSGIHSNGFSLVRKVITDYTKEYNGKPISETLLTPTKIYVKPVLSVLEKYNVKGMAHITGGGLPENLPRTISEGHQAVVLKEKLRVLDIFKYIQKEGEISEEEMFGTFNMGVGFVLVVDPKDKDGVIEELAKHGEEAFEIGYVQKGEKGLCLK
- the purD gene encoding phosphoribosylamine--glycine ligase, coding for MKILVVGSGGREHTICWKVSQNERVEKIYCAPGNGGTELLEKGENVNLKGTDEILNFAKENRIDLTIVGSEELLVDGIVDKFQAEGLRIFGPDKKAALLEGSKAFSKDFMKKYGVKTAAYEVFDDAEKAKEYIKTCEFPLVVKASGLAAGKGVLICQNLEEAIKAVEEIMVDKVFSSAGEQIVVEEFLDGVEASILSVTDSNIILPFISAKDHKKIGEKETGLNTGGMGTIAPNPYVTKEVYDKFVEEIMNPTLQGIKAEGMDFAGFIFFGLMITSKGVYLLEYNMRLGDPETQVVLPLLESDFIELLESGIDKKLSTTNVKWSDKSACCVVLASGGYPEKYNKGYEISGVDSVENMLFIAGAKLENGKLLTNGGRVINVVAIGDTLEQARAKAYSDAEKVKFEGKYLRKDIGVLYR